CTGCCCGATTGCCGAACTCACGTGCGAGTCATCGAGGGCGGAGAAGAGGGTCTGTACGGCTGGATCGCCGCCAACTACCTGATCGGAGCTCTGGATGATCCCTCAAACCACGACCACGGCAAGGACCACTCCACCTACGGCATCCTGGACATGGGAGGAGCGTCCATGGAGGTGGCATTCGAGCCCGTCAAGGGATCGGGCGAGGGAGGAGCTGCCACCGACGATACCTCCTACACTCTTCATCTGGAGGGCAACTACGACATTCACACCCAGAGCTTCCAGGGATACGGCGTCAAAATGGCCCATCTGGCCTACCTGCAGGCCCTGGCGTCGCAAAGTGCCCAGGAGGGTGACAAGGACGTCAAGATCGACGACCCCTGCGCCCCCAAGGGCTACCGACGAGACCTCAAGCTCGCCGACGGCACCAAAATCGAAACCACCGGATCCGGACTGGTCGAACAGTGCGAAAAGTTCCTCAAGGTGCTGGCAAAGGACCAGTGTCGAACAGCCGCTGccaggtcacgtgatctcgACGGCGAGGAGCCGCCGCGGGGCTGTCTTTTGGACAATTCGCCCCTAGACAATCTTGACATTCACCATTTTATTGGTGTTTCCAAGTACCATGACATTATCACTTCTCCTGCTCTTGGTCTTGACGATGGGTCCAAGTACGACCATGACAAGTTCAAGCATGCTGTGAACGACTTTTGTGAAGACGACTGGGACGATATTGTCGAGGAGCATCACGATGTGTCTGAGAAGCATCTTTCCAATCTGTGTTTCCGGGGAAAGTGGCTGGATGctgttctggaggagggctttggttttgtggggtCTTCTGAGAAGaacgaggacgaggacgaggacgagggcAACGGTGGCCAAGAggacgtcaaggaggacgccaaggaggttgaggaggctcCCAAGAAGCCTAAGCGACCCTCTCGGCCACCCTCGGCTATTGTCGGGTTTGTAAAGGGGTCTGGTAACAAGAAGCCCGAAGACAAGGAGGATGATAAGGCGGTTGACgggaagaaggaagaggaagaggacaAGGACGCCGAGGACAAGACCAAACTGTCGTCAATGTCCCAGGCTTCGGTATCGCACAACGACAAGATGGTGTACAATTC
The Yarrowia lipolytica chromosome 1A, complete sequence genome window above contains:
- a CDS encoding uncharacterized protein (Compare to YALI0A00913g, weakly similar to uniprot|P40009 Saccharomyces cerevisiae YER005w YND1 Yeast Nucleoside Diphosphatase); protein product: MRVEQLWKRDSDDDSDDDDNTVVQGPSTDDNGVPYNYLTIIDAGSSGSRVHIFNWLSSREASSGAEKRQDTNDKNRSKQKGAKGGAELHLLKMLEVKQDPSWYKKIDGGMDSYVKDPTKVGKKHLKKLLKHAAKAIPDDQIARTPIYVHATGGMRNLGKQDQLAIIDNVCGYISDKSNFWLPDCRTHVRVIEGGEEGLYGWIAANYLIGALDDPSNHDHGKDHSTYGILDMGGASMEVAFEPVKGSGEGGAATDDTSYTLHLEGNYDIHTQSFQGYGVKMAHLAYLQALASQSAQEGDKDVKIDDPCAPKGYRRDLKLADGTKIETTGSGLVEQCEKFLKVLAKDQCRTAAARSRDLDGEEPPRGCLLDNSPLDNLDIHHFIGVSKYHDIITSPALGLDDGSKYDHDKFKHAVNDFCEDDWDDIVEEHHDVSEKHLSNLCFRGKWLDAVLEEGFGFVGSSEKNEDEDEDEGNGGQEDVKEDAKEVEEAPKKPKRPSRPPSAIVGFVKGSGNKKPEDKEDDKAVDGKKEEEEDKDAEDKTKLSSMSQASVSHNDKMVYNSLDKINNVMVRDTLLGRDTTYLDPFQSADLIQGRQYSWPLGRAVLYASAENQEMNIVGYEYNHETVPGKVEINGAEQNVEWKRPQYKRGEVPTDNKTGDKEGSSDWHEIIEDHGGDRVWGSVAFLLILVIAVYLLLGKTRRQLIFQSVSSRIWKRRGGGPARGGARQPYRPIDEDIELGDVETEFEVHSDDERL